The following proteins are encoded in a genomic region of Comamonas resistens:
- a CDS encoding THUMP domain-containing class I SAM-dependent RNA methyltransferase: MNQLHLFLPCAAGVEGFLADEVHAITGATGQDLLVGRGGVMLRGMWRDAMLLNLHSRLAQRVLIELSHTMYRSENDLYRAASEVAWEIWFSPKETFKIEVTAQHSPLTSLNFAALKVKDAIADRFREKRHGVRPSVETHHPDVRVHLHLTTDGATIYIDTSGEALFKRGWREDKGDAPLKETLAAAMIAASGWNPHGDNPQPLYDPCCGSGTVVIEAAQIARKIPAGILRRFAFEKLVPFQRHVWEAMLDEAEAAILPESPVGIYGSDIAFRMVDFAQRNAERAGVAESVHLRGGDALQRMPPSEQPGMMILNPPYGERIAAAGASGRNAAERMGQVERAGRETAQTEDGGEFFSQLASHWKKNYSGWSAYMLTPDLKLPGQMRLKESRRTPMWNGPIECRLFRFDMVKGSTKPRKAAEGHIQSDTQQ; this comes from the coding sequence ATGAACCAACTGCATCTGTTTCTGCCCTGCGCCGCCGGCGTCGAGGGCTTTCTGGCCGACGAGGTCCACGCCATCACCGGCGCCACCGGGCAGGATCTGCTCGTGGGCCGGGGCGGCGTCATGCTGCGCGGCATGTGGCGCGATGCCATGCTGCTCAATCTGCACAGCCGCCTGGCGCAGCGTGTGCTGATCGAGCTGTCGCACACCATGTACCGCAGCGAGAACGATCTGTACCGCGCCGCCAGCGAGGTGGCCTGGGAGATCTGGTTCTCGCCCAAGGAAACCTTCAAGATCGAAGTGACGGCCCAGCACAGCCCGCTGACCAGCCTGAACTTTGCCGCGCTCAAGGTCAAGGACGCGATTGCCGACCGCTTCCGCGAAAAACGCCATGGCGTGCGCCCCAGCGTGGAAACGCACCACCCCGATGTGCGCGTGCACCTGCACCTGACCACGGACGGCGCCACCATCTATATCGACACCTCGGGCGAGGCGCTGTTCAAGCGCGGCTGGCGCGAGGACAAGGGCGATGCGCCGCTCAAGGAAACCCTGGCCGCCGCCATGATTGCCGCCAGCGGCTGGAATCCGCATGGCGACAACCCCCAGCCGCTGTACGACCCCTGCTGCGGCAGCGGCACCGTGGTGATCGAGGCCGCGCAGATTGCACGCAAGATTCCGGCCGGTATCCTGCGCCGCTTTGCGTTCGAGAAGCTCGTACCGTTCCAGCGTCATGTCTGGGAAGCCATGCTGGATGAGGCCGAAGCCGCCATCCTGCCCGAATCGCCCGTGGGCATTTACGGCTCGGACATTGCTTTTCGCATGGTGGACTTTGCCCAGCGCAATGCCGAGCGTGCCGGCGTGGCCGAATCGGTGCATCTGCGCGGTGGCGATGCGCTGCAGCGCATGCCGCCCAGCGAGCAGCCCGGCATGATGATCTTGAACCCGCCCTATGGCGAGCGTATTGCCGCTGCCGGTGCTTCCGGCCGCAATGCGGCGGAGCGCATGGGTCAGGTCGAACGCGCAGGCCGCGAAACCGCGCAGACCGAGGACGGCGGTGAATTCTTCAGCCAGCTGGCCAGCCACTGGAAGAAGAACTACAGCGGCTGGAGCGCCTATATGCTTACGCCCGACCTCAAGCTGCCCGGCCAGATGCGACTGAAAGAGTCGCGCCGCACTCCCATGTGGAACGGCCCCATCGAATGCCGTTTGTTCCGCTTCGACATGGTCAAGGGATCGACCAAGCCCCGCAAAGCGGCTGAAGGCCATATTCAGAGCGATACACAGCAATGA
- a CDS encoding tRNA-binding protein: MEEISWNDFMKVELRVGRVLQAEVFAEARKPAYKLLLDFGPELGQRKSSAQITAHYQPEELVGRLVVAVVNFPKKQIGPLMSECLVTGFHDAAGAVALCVPDKAVPLGTRLL, encoded by the coding sequence ATGGAAGAAATCAGCTGGAACGACTTCATGAAGGTGGAGCTGCGCGTGGGCCGCGTGCTGCAGGCCGAGGTCTTTGCCGAGGCCCGCAAACCCGCCTACAAGCTGCTGCTGGACTTTGGCCCCGAGCTGGGCCAGCGCAAGTCCAGTGCGCAGATCACCGCGCATTACCAGCCCGAGGAGCTGGTGGGCCGTCTGGTCGTGGCCGTGGTGAATTTTCCGAAAAAACAGATCGGCCCGCTGATGAGTGAATGCCTGGTCACCGGCTTTCACGACGCCGCTGGCGCCGTGGCCCTGTGCGTGCCAGACAAGGCGGTGCCGCTGGGCACGCGACTGCTGTAG
- a CDS encoding tetratricopeptide repeat protein yields the protein MAFAGVGLHVIIALFFAVHAVRTGQNNYWLFILLAFPFLGSVVYAIAIYLPNSRLERGARQLVRQAAKSLDPTRELREAQAAFDYSATAQNEIRLAQALLEAGQPRQALQHFEASMKGPFANDLEIRWGAARAALDAEQPQTALQHLKVIAQTDINYRADEVGLLIAKAYAAQGDNAMARQSFEFLRVRSGSFEVLGEYAIWCTESGDWGTARRLQGELEKAQTHWSSHQRTLNRELLQRIQSAFAKHSQ from the coding sequence ATGGCTTTTGCCGGAGTCGGACTGCACGTCATCATTGCCCTGTTCTTTGCCGTGCATGCGGTGCGCACAGGGCAGAACAACTACTGGCTGTTCATCTTGCTGGCCTTCCCTTTTCTGGGCAGCGTGGTCTATGCGATTGCCATCTACCTGCCCAACTCGCGCCTGGAGCGTGGTGCACGCCAGTTGGTACGGCAGGCCGCCAAGTCCCTGGACCCGACCCGCGAGCTGCGTGAGGCGCAGGCGGCATTTGACTACTCAGCCACAGCCCAGAATGAAATCCGCCTGGCCCAGGCCTTGCTGGAAGCCGGCCAGCCCCGACAGGCGCTGCAGCACTTTGAAGCCAGCATGAAGGGACCGTTCGCCAACGACCTGGAAATCCGCTGGGGCGCAGCGCGTGCGGCTCTGGATGCCGAACAGCCGCAGACGGCGCTGCAGCACCTCAAGGTCATTGCCCAGACCGATATCAATTACCGTGCAGACGAAGTCGGCCTGTTGATCGCCAAGGCGTATGCAGCCCAGGGCGACAACGCCATGGCGCGCCAGTCCTTCGAGTTTCTGCGCGTGCGCTCCGGCAGCTTCGAGGTGCTGGGCGAATACGCCATCTGGTGCACCGAGTCCGGAGACTGGGGTACGGCCCGCCGCCTGCAGGGCGAGCTTGAAAAAGCCCAGACTCACTGGAGCAGCCACCAGCGCACCCTGAACCGTGAACTGCTGCAACGCATCCAGAGCGCCTTTGCCAAGCATTCACAGTAA
- a CDS encoding aspartyl/asparaginyl beta-hydroxylase domain-containing protein, whose amino-acid sequence MAKIIVLALVLLFFGCGLYMHLRGKVRHKVVKQLFDHSTFTAPFNVFMLMFSKVPRTPYLPTSTFPELAPLQANWREIREEAVNLQKNMQIKAAANNDDAGFNSFFKTGWKRFYLKWYGDAHPSAMELCPKTTALVKSIPSVKAAMFAELPPGAKLNLHRDPYAGSLRYHLAVLAPNDDRCMIEVDGQPYSWREGEGVIFDETYMHWAENRSEGNRIVLFCDVERPMTNGFAQWLNHWLGKNVVAAASSPNNEGDPRGMISKLFKISFYMGKYRRAFRDWNPTFYKILKFGLMIGVLVLFVWWLIPAK is encoded by the coding sequence ATGGCAAAAATCATCGTTCTGGCCCTGGTGCTGCTGTTCTTCGGCTGCGGCCTGTACATGCACCTGCGCGGCAAGGTGCGCCACAAGGTGGTGAAGCAATTGTTCGACCACTCCACCTTCACGGCGCCGTTCAACGTCTTCATGCTGATGTTCAGCAAGGTGCCGCGCACGCCCTATCTGCCCACCAGCACCTTCCCCGAGCTGGCCCCGCTGCAGGCCAACTGGCGCGAGATCCGCGAGGAAGCCGTCAACCTGCAAAAGAACATGCAGATCAAGGCCGCCGCCAACAACGACGACGCGGGCTTCAATTCCTTCTTCAAGACCGGCTGGAAACGCTTTTATCTGAAGTGGTATGGCGATGCCCACCCTTCGGCCATGGAACTGTGCCCCAAGACCACAGCCCTGGTGAAGTCCATTCCCAGCGTCAAGGCCGCCATGTTTGCCGAGCTGCCGCCCGGCGCCAAGCTCAATCTGCACCGCGACCCCTATGCAGGCTCGCTGCGCTACCACCTGGCGGTGCTGGCGCCCAACGACGACCGCTGCATGATCGAGGTCGACGGCCAGCCCTATAGCTGGCGCGAGGGCGAAGGCGTGATCTTCGACGAAACCTATATGCACTGGGCCGAGAACCGCAGCGAAGGCAACCGCATCGTGTTGTTCTGCGATGTGGAACGCCCCATGACCAACGGCTTCGCGCAATGGCTCAACCACTGGCTGGGCAAGAACGTGGTGGCCGCCGCCAGCTCGCCCAACAACGAGGGCGACCCGCGCGGCATGATCAGCAAGCTGTTCAAGATCTCGTTCTACATGGGCAAGTACCGCCGCGCCTTCCGCGACTGGAATCCGACCTTCTACAAGATCCTCAAGTTCGGTCTGATGATAGGCGTGCTCGTGCTGTTTGTATGGTGGCTGATCCCCGCTAAATAA
- a CDS encoding RNA polymerase factor sigma-54: MKPGLSLRVSQHLSLTPQLQQSIQLLQLSTLELAQEVEQMLVDNPFLELDGDGPGTAAPDDIAAGARESNISDGYSSEKESERAQAASESIAEPSTNETPDSLNWEADGLDGQDGEWGGEASSEWDAPSASGSTRNRDDDEEVDAIDLARGHESLTDFLHRQALSLHLGAEDTAALRFLIESLNDDGYLEESLQELAHSLAGDDLEEREELEQRFAIALKLLQSLEPVGVGARNLAECLQLQLRDLIRDAEDEGTTAAHINQLLLAQSICAQPLDLLARRDLRKLASLCGAREEALREAMALIARLEPRPGRRFVDLERQIVVPDVIVRPVRSSSGRVDFSVQLNPDVMPRLRVHDIYANALRRHKNSEGHAALQQRLQEARWFIKNIQQRFDTIQRVSEAIVERQKNFFVHGELAMRPLVLRDIADALGLHESTISRVTTAKYMATPQGTFELKYFFGSGLGTETGGSASSTAVRALIKQFVDAEDPKKPLSDAKLADMLKEQGIECARRTVAKYREQLKIPTTTLRKAL; this comes from the coding sequence ATGAAGCCAGGACTCTCGCTACGTGTATCCCAGCATCTGTCGCTGACGCCGCAGCTGCAGCAATCGATTCAGCTGCTGCAGCTGTCCACGCTGGAGCTGGCGCAGGAAGTCGAGCAGATGCTGGTCGACAACCCGTTTCTGGAACTCGATGGTGATGGGCCGGGCACAGCTGCTCCTGATGACATAGCTGCAGGCGCACGTGAGTCCAACATTTCAGATGGGTATTCATCCGAAAAAGAGTCGGAAAGAGCGCAAGCAGCTTCTGAATCCATAGCGGAACCTTCCACCAACGAAACCCCGGACAGCCTGAACTGGGAGGCCGACGGTCTGGATGGCCAGGATGGCGAATGGGGCGGCGAAGCCAGCAGCGAGTGGGATGCTCCCTCGGCCAGCGGCTCCACGCGCAACCGTGATGACGACGAAGAGGTCGATGCCATTGATCTGGCGCGCGGACATGAGAGCCTGACGGACTTTCTGCACCGCCAGGCGCTGAGCCTGCATCTGGGAGCCGAAGATACGGCGGCGCTGCGTTTTCTGATCGAGTCGTTGAACGACGATGGCTATCTCGAAGAATCGCTGCAAGAGCTGGCACACAGTCTGGCGGGCGATGATCTGGAAGAGCGCGAAGAGCTGGAGCAGCGCTTTGCCATCGCGCTCAAGCTGCTGCAAAGCCTAGAGCCCGTGGGCGTGGGCGCGCGCAATCTGGCCGAATGTCTGCAGCTGCAGCTGCGCGATCTGATCCGCGATGCAGAGGACGAAGGCACGACAGCGGCGCATATCAACCAGCTGCTGCTGGCCCAAAGCATTTGTGCGCAGCCCCTGGACCTGCTGGCGCGGCGCGATCTGCGCAAGCTGGCCAGCCTGTGCGGTGCGCGTGAAGAGGCGCTGCGCGAGGCCATGGCCTTGATCGCCCGGCTGGAGCCGCGTCCCGGGCGCCGCTTTGTCGATCTGGAGCGCCAGATCGTGGTGCCCGATGTCATTGTGCGGCCGGTGCGTTCCAGCTCGGGCCGTGTCGACTTTTCCGTGCAGCTCAACCCCGATGTCATGCCCAGGCTGCGTGTGCACGACATCTATGCCAATGCGCTGCGCCGTCACAAGAACAGTGAAGGCCATGCCGCGCTGCAGCAGCGCCTGCAGGAAGCGCGCTGGTTCATCAAGAACATCCAGCAGCGCTTTGACACCATTCAGCGAGTGTCCGAAGCCATCGTGGAGCGGCAGAAGAACTTCTTTGTGCATGGCGAGCTGGCCATGCGCCCGCTGGTGCTGCGCGATATTGCCGATGCCTTGGGCCTGCATGAGTCCACCATCAGCCGCGTGACCACGGCCAAATACATGGCCACGCCCCAGGGCACCTTCGAGCTCAAATACTTCTTTGGCTCGGGACTGGGCACGGAAACCGGCGGCAGCGCGTCGAGCACGGCCGTGCGTGCGCTGATCAAGCAGTTTGTCGACGCCGAGGACCCCAAGAAGCCGCTGTCGGACGCCAAGCTGGCCGATATGCTCAAGGAGCAGGGCATTGAATGCGCGCGCCGCACCGTGGCCAAGTACCGCGAGCAGCTCAAGATACCGACGACCACGTTGCGCAAGGCGCTGTAA
- the lptB gene encoding LPS export ABC transporter ATP-binding protein, translating to MIEPTFSNSTRSGESDSRLEAKHLAKSYGSRKVVKDVSLSVQKGEVVGLLGPNGAGKTTSFYMIVGLVRSDGGEIFIDGHPVGNMPIHQRSRLGLSYLPQEASIFRKLSVEDNVRAVLELQKDDQGHTLSRDEVEKRLTGLLQELRVDHLRESPALALSGGERRRVEIARALATQPRFILLDEPFAGIDPIAVIEIQRIIGFLKDRGIGVLITDHNVRETLGICDHAFIISDGHVLAEGTPEEIVENADVRRVYLGEHFRM from the coding sequence ATGATCGAGCCGACATTCTCCAACAGCACCCGCAGCGGTGAGTCCGACAGCCGCCTCGAAGCCAAGCATCTGGCCAAGTCCTATGGCAGCCGCAAGGTGGTCAAGGATGTTTCGCTGTCCGTGCAAAAAGGCGAGGTTGTGGGCCTGCTGGGCCCCAACGGCGCGGGCAAGACCACCTCGTTCTACATGATCGTGGGCCTGGTGCGCAGCGATGGCGGCGAGATCTTCATCGACGGCCACCCCGTAGGCAATATGCCGATTCACCAGCGCTCGCGCCTGGGCCTGTCCTATCTGCCGCAGGAAGCCTCGATCTTTCGCAAGCTCAGCGTGGAAGACAACGTTCGCGCCGTGCTGGAGCTGCAAAAAGACGATCAAGGCCATACGCTGAGCCGCGACGAAGTGGAAAAGCGCCTGACGGGCCTGCTGCAGGAGTTGCGCGTCGATCATCTGCGCGAGTCGCCGGCGCTGGCGCTGTCCGGCGGCGAGCGCCGCCGCGTGGAAATTGCCCGTGCCCTGGCCACGCAGCCGCGCTTCATCCTGCTGGACGAGCCCTTTGCCGGTATCGACCCCATTGCCGTGATCGAGATCCAGCGCATCATCGGCTTCCTCAAGGATCGCGGCATCGGCGTGCTGATCACCGACCACAACGTGCGCGAAACCCTGGGCATCTGCGACCACGCTTTCATCATCAGCGACGGACATGTGCTGGCCGAAGGCACGCCCGAGGAAATCGTGGAGAACGCCGATGTGCGCCGCGTTTACCTGGGCGAACACTTCAGGATGTGA
- the lptA gene encoding lipopolysaccharide transport periplasmic protein LptA has protein sequence MNKTLLPLALACALVAATGIAHAEKADSAKPMNIEADALRHDELKQTSVFTGNVVMTKGSIVLRGAQLDVRQDAEGYQYGVIVAEPGKRAFFRQKRDTLPGQPEEFIEGEGETIEYDGKADIVKFIRRGEMRRYRGGQLSDQVTGSIIIYNNITDVYTVDGQKTSGGLPSSSVGQGGRVRAIMAPKDGTPGAQPKPATPATPLRQSMTLGGEKADEKK, from the coding sequence ATGAATAAAACACTCCTACCTCTTGCGCTGGCCTGTGCTCTGGTGGCCGCGACTGGCATAGCCCATGCCGAAAAGGCCGACAGTGCCAAGCCCATGAACATCGAGGCGGATGCCCTGCGTCATGACGAGCTCAAGCAGACCAGTGTCTTCACCGGCAATGTGGTGATGACCAAGGGCTCCATCGTGCTGCGTGGCGCGCAGCTCGATGTGCGCCAGGATGCCGAGGGTTACCAGTACGGCGTGATTGTGGCCGAGCCCGGCAAGCGGGCCTTCTTCCGCCAGAAACGCGACACCTTGCCAGGCCAGCCTGAAGAGTTCATCGAAGGCGAAGGTGAGACCATCGAATACGACGGCAAGGCCGACATCGTCAAGTTCATCCGCCGTGGCGAGATGCGCCGCTATCGCGGCGGCCAGCTCAGTGACCAGGTCACGGGCTCCATCATCATCTACAACAACATCACCGACGTATATACGGTCGATGGTCAGAAAACCAGCGGCGGCCTGCCCAGCTCCTCGGTGGGGCAGGGCGGTCGTGTGCGCGCCATCATGGCTCCCAAGGATGGCACGCCAGGCGCTCAGCCCAAGCCTGCGACGCCCGCGACGCCTTTGCGTCAGAGCATGACGCTGGGTGGCGAGAAAGCCGACGAGAAGAAATGA
- a CDS encoding thiol:disulfide interchange protein DsbA/DsbL, with translation MKRREFSMAASAAAAGALTLGASSSWAQAAAPKEGKDYVKLGKPASVSAPAGKVEVIEFFWYSCPHCNAFEPQFEAWAKSQPADVVVQRVPVAFNASFVPQQKLYFALEGMNLLPQLHAKVFRAIHVERNGLKNDDAIFDWIGKQGVDLTKFKSVYNSFTVSNQVRKASQLQNEYDVEGVPAMGVAGRYYTDGTKAGNMENVLRVVNALVASSRKA, from the coding sequence ATGAAACGCCGTGAATTTTCTATGGCTGCCTCGGCAGCTGCTGCTGGTGCTCTGACTCTGGGCGCTTCCTCTAGCTGGGCCCAGGCCGCCGCACCCAAGGAGGGCAAGGACTACGTCAAGCTGGGCAAGCCCGCCTCGGTCAGCGCCCCGGCCGGCAAGGTCGAGGTCATCGAGTTCTTCTGGTATAGCTGCCCGCACTGCAATGCCTTCGAGCCCCAGTTCGAAGCCTGGGCCAAGAGCCAGCCTGCCGATGTGGTCGTGCAGCGCGTGCCTGTGGCGTTCAACGCTTCGTTCGTGCCTCAGCAGAAGCTGTATTTCGCGCTGGAAGGCATGAATCTGCTGCCTCAGCTGCACGCCAAGGTGTTCCGTGCCATCCATGTGGAGCGCAACGGCCTGAAGAACGACGACGCCATCTTTGACTGGATCGGCAAGCAAGGCGTGGATCTGACCAAGTTCAAGTCGGTCTACAACTCCTTCACCGTGAGCAACCAGGTGCGCAAGGCTTCCCAACTGCAAAACGAGTACGACGTGGAAGGCGTTCCCGCCATGGGCGTGGCCGGCCGTTACTACACGGACGGCACCAAGGCCGGCAATATGGAGAACGTGCTGCGCGTGGTCAACGCGCTGGTCGCCTCCAGCCGCAAGGCCTGA
- a CDS encoding SPOR domain-containing protein: MKKQQRGGTILGLIFGMVIGLAAALAVAIYVTKVPVPFLNKGGSNTQRDAAEAERNKNWDPNAPLQSRQPAPPPVAPVVPPSDVTVTPPTTPAQPTSTGGVTTPVAPPAVAPTKPATGDPLGDLVKERSAAADKAEKARAEREKAAAQAAHPAQSADSAFNYFVQAGAFRGQSEAEAQRAKLAMLGWESRISEREQNGITIFRVRVGPFGKRDDAEALKGKLDGAGVDSSLVRAAK, from the coding sequence ATGAAGAAGCAGCAACGCGGTGGCACCATCCTCGGTCTTATCTTTGGCATGGTCATCGGCCTGGCCGCAGCTTTGGCTGTGGCCATCTATGTGACCAAGGTGCCTGTGCCATTCCTGAACAAGGGCGGCAGCAACACGCAAAGAGATGCGGCCGAGGCCGAACGCAACAAGAACTGGGACCCCAACGCGCCGCTGCAAAGCCGCCAACCTGCTCCGCCTCCCGTGGCTCCGGTCGTGCCGCCCAGCGACGTGACCGTGACGCCGCCCACCACACCGGCCCAGCCCACGTCCACGGGTGGTGTGACGACACCTGTGGCTCCGCCCGCTGTCGCGCCTACCAAGCCCGCGACCGGTGATCCTCTGGGCGATCTGGTCAAGGAGCGCTCTGCTGCGGCGGACAAGGCCGAAAAGGCCCGTGCAGAGCGCGAAAAGGCTGCGGCGCAAGCCGCCCATCCGGCGCAGTCTGCCGACTCCGCCTTCAACTACTTTGTGCAAGCCGGAGCTTTCCGCGGCCAGAGCGAGGCCGAGGCGCAGCGCGCCAAACTGGCCATGCTGGGCTGGGAGTCGCGCATCAGCGAGCGCGAGCAAAACGGCATCACCATCTTCCGCGTGCGGGTGGGCCCCTTTGGCAAGCGCGATGATGCGGAAGCCCTCAAGGGCAAGCTCGATGGTGCCGGAGTGGATTCCTCGCTGGTACGGGCTGCGAAATAA
- the argS gene encoding arginine--tRNA ligase, with product MLSVKQELLAALAGELETLSPGAGARAAFENPKVAAHGDFACTAAMQLAKPLKANPRALGEQLKTALEATAPFQQWVDAIEIAGPGFLNIRLKPAAKQQIVREVLAQGEQFGFQADRGENILVEFVSANPTGPLHVGHGRQAAIGDAISNLYATQGWRVHREFYYNDAGVQIDTLTKSTQLRAKGHKPGDECWPTDSDNPLAKNFYNGDYIADIAQAFLNKETVKADDREFTANGDVEDYDNIRQFAVAYLRNEQDKDLQAFNLKFDQYYLESSLYENGYVDETVQRLIANGKTYEQDGALWLKSTDYGDDKDRVMRKTDGGYTYFVPDVAYHIQKFKRGFTKVVNIQGTDHHGTIARVRAGLQAADVGIPQGYPDYVLHTMVRVVRNGEEVKISKRAGSYVTLRDLIEWTSKDAVRFFLLSRKPDTEYTFDVDLAVAQNNDNPVYYVQYAHARIQSVLRAWQEAGGGGVPTLKEVDLSALEGPQAQALMLLLAKYPEMLTAAAEGNAPHDVTFYLRDLASSYHSYYDAERILVDDEKVKLARLALVAATAQVLHNGLAVLGVDAPERM from the coding sequence ATGCTTTCCGTCAAACAAGAATTGCTCGCAGCTTTGGCTGGCGAGCTCGAAACACTCTCGCCCGGCGCCGGCGCACGCGCTGCGTTTGAAAACCCCAAAGTGGCAGCCCATGGCGATTTCGCTTGTACGGCGGCCATGCAGCTGGCCAAGCCCCTGAAGGCCAACCCCCGCGCTCTGGGCGAACAGCTCAAGACCGCTTTGGAAGCCACGGCGCCCTTCCAGCAATGGGTGGATGCTATTGAAATTGCAGGTCCGGGCTTTCTGAACATTCGCCTCAAGCCCGCAGCCAAGCAGCAGATCGTGCGCGAAGTACTGGCCCAAGGCGAGCAGTTCGGCTTCCAGGCCGATCGCGGCGAGAATATCCTCGTCGAATTCGTTTCCGCCAACCCCACCGGTCCCCTGCACGTGGGCCACGGCCGTCAGGCCGCAATCGGCGATGCCATCAGCAACCTCTACGCCACCCAGGGCTGGAGGGTGCACCGCGAGTTTTATTACAACGACGCGGGCGTGCAGATCGACACGCTGACCAAGAGCACCCAGTTGCGCGCCAAGGGACACAAGCCCGGTGACGAATGCTGGCCCACCGACAGCGACAACCCGCTGGCCAAGAATTTCTACAACGGTGACTACATTGCCGATATCGCCCAGGCATTCCTGAACAAGGAAACCGTCAAGGCCGACGACCGCGAGTTCACCGCCAATGGCGATGTCGAGGATTACGACAACATCCGCCAGTTTGCCGTAGCCTATCTGCGCAACGAGCAGGACAAGGATCTGCAGGCGTTCAACCTCAAGTTCGACCAGTACTACCTGGAGTCCAGCCTTTACGAAAACGGCTATGTCGACGAAACCGTGCAGCGTCTGATCGCCAACGGCAAGACCTATGAGCAGGACGGCGCACTGTGGCTCAAGTCCACCGACTACGGTGACGACAAAGACCGCGTGATGCGCAAGACGGATGGCGGCTACACCTACTTCGTGCCCGATGTGGCCTATCACATCCAGAAGTTCAAGCGCGGCTTCACCAAGGTCGTGAACATTCAGGGCACGGATCACCACGGCACCATCGCGCGCGTGCGTGCCGGCCTGCAGGCTGCCGACGTGGGCATTCCCCAGGGCTACCCTGACTACGTGCTGCACACCATGGTGCGTGTGGTGCGCAATGGCGAAGAGGTCAAGATCAGCAAGCGTGCAGGCTCCTACGTGACCTTGCGCGACCTGATCGAATGGACCAGCAAGGATGCGGTGCGCTTCTTCCTGCTGAGCCGCAAGCCCGACACCGAGTACACCTTTGACGTGGATCTGGCCGTGGCCCAGAACAATGACAACCCCGTGTACTACGTGCAGTACGCCCATGCCCGTATCCAGTCGGTGCTGCGCGCCTGGCAGGAAGCCGGCGGCGGCGGCGTGCCCACCCTCAAGGAGGTGGACCTGTCGGCGCTGGAAGGCCCGCAGGCCCAGGCTCTGATGCTGCTGCTGGCCAAGTACCCCGAGATGCTGACGGCGGCCGCCGAAGGCAACGCCCCGCACGACGTGACTTTCTACCTGCGCGATCTGGCCTCCAGCTACCACAGCTACTACGACGCAGAGCGCATTCTGGTGGACGACGAGAAGGTCAAGCTGGCCCGTCTGGCTCTGGTCGCCGCCACCGCCCAGGTGCTGCACAATGGTCTGGCCGTGCTGGGTGTGGACGCACCCGAGCGCATGTAA
- a CDS encoding DUF2214 family protein, with the protein MTFEAVLASAHLLAILTLVVFLTSQAALCRVEWMSAAVVQRLARLDMIYGIAAVVLLLTGIARLIWGVKGMGGYVASPLFHIKMTLFVVAALLSFKPTFAFRRWKKTLDATGQLPAPEEVKQTRKWVMWQGHLIPVIAVIAIFWARGM; encoded by the coding sequence ATGACTTTTGAAGCTGTCCTTGCCAGCGCGCACCTGCTGGCCATTCTGACTTTGGTGGTGTTCCTGACCAGCCAGGCCGCGTTGTGCCGGGTGGAGTGGATGAGTGCTGCCGTTGTGCAGCGCCTTGCGCGGCTGGACATGATTTACGGCATCGCCGCCGTGGTCTTGCTGCTGACCGGCATTGCACGCCTGATCTGGGGCGTCAAAGGCATGGGTGGCTATGTGGCTTCGCCGCTGTTTCATATCAAGATGACTTTGTTCGTGGTGGCCGCGCTGCTGTCGTTCAAGCCCACTTTTGCCTTCCGTCGCTGGAAGAAAACGCTGGATGCCACCGGCCAGCTGCCGGCCCCCGAAGAGGTCAAGCAGACCCGCAAATGGGTGATGTGGCAAGGGCATTTGATTCCAGTCATCGCCGTCATTGCCATCTTCTGGGCACGCGGCATGTGA